A stretch of the Flavobacterium sp. 5 genome encodes the following:
- a CDS encoding DNA polymerase III subunit gamma/tau: protein MSLSSIRAKKALEENLKGFVKEDNTILPTESFTETEMLLQWTKYAERLGNKGYKIMESLLLINDPKLNNTKITFELPNEGSKLDFESEMIGLLRHLRGHLHNHDINIEVIVNESIDIKRSFTDQDRYNRLLEINPNIELLRTTFGLDLDA from the coding sequence TTGTCCCTTAGCAGTATTCGAGCAAAAAAAGCTTTAGAAGAAAACTTAAAAGGATTTGTAAAAGAAGACAATACTATACTTCCTACTGAATCATTTACAGAAACAGAAATGCTTTTGCAATGGACTAAATATGCTGAACGTCTTGGAAATAAAGGGTATAAAATAATGGAGTCCTTATTATTAATTAATGACCCAAAATTAAACAATACTAAAATTACTTTTGAATTACCTAACGAAGGATCTAAACTAGATTTCGAAAGCGAAATGATTGGTCTTTTAAGGCATTTACGAGGACATTTACATAATCACGACATAAATATTGAAGTCATTGTAAATGAAAGTATAGATATAAAAAGAAGCTTTACGGATCAAGATCGTTACAACCGTCTTTTAGAAATAAATCCAAACATTGAATTATTAAGAACCACTTTTGGTTTAGATTTAGACGCATAA